The following coding sequences lie in one Populus trichocarpa isolate Nisqually-1 chromosome 14, P.trichocarpa_v4.1, whole genome shotgun sequence genomic window:
- the LOC7492758 gene encoding arabinogalactan protein 20 has product MAVCASFKAFIAVLAVVSLILAVVSPSVEAQSPAPAPAPTSDGTSIDQGIAYLLMLVALVLTYLIHPLDASSYTFF; this is encoded by the exons ATGGCAGTTTGTGCTTCATTCAAGGCTTTTATTGCCGTTTTGGCTGTTGTTTCTCTTATTTTGGCTGTTGTCTCCCCTTCTGTTGAGGCCCAGTCTCCCGCTCCCGCTCCTGCACCTACCAGCGATG GGACTTCAATCGACCAAGGAATCGCATACCTGCTGATGCTTGTGGCTCTGGTGCTCACATACCTGATCCACCCGCTGGATGCTTCATCCTAcactttcttttga